A part of Chloroflexota bacterium genomic DNA contains:
- the cpaB gene encoding Flp pilus assembly protein CpaB, whose translation MKGKNLVAIVVAVLVFLGALAALRPAPQASVVVAARDLQPGHVLTANDLKVVSMPQANVPKDAFTSIDEVVGQTVAVARTAGDIVRQAHLGQPVKLAPDEREIALHVVDASGLGGTLGIGDKVGVVAVVQSNDAELQGTFSKAVIEGLRVTYIDPDFVARDPQEVEAMPTDTGTGLPMAAYRERAHEGVIGVAVPTKLQAVLYDFADPNTPKVTRRVNALELLAALSSAGNATLYLYRMPGDAQPFTSPGLWLPDLMVFPATATPTPTPEGWKPGMPTPTPAPTSRP comes from the coding sequence ATGAAAGGCAAGAACCTTGTTGCAATCGTTGTAGCCGTGTTGGTGTTCCTGGGCGCTCTGGCAGCATTGCGCCCCGCGCCCCAGGCTTCCGTGGTGGTGGCTGCCCGTGATTTGCAGCCCGGCCACGTCCTGACCGCCAACGACCTGAAAGTGGTTTCCATGCCCCAGGCCAACGTCCCCAAAGACGCCTTCACCAGCATCGATGAAGTGGTGGGGCAAACGGTGGCCGTGGCCCGCACTGCGGGCGACATTGTGCGCCAGGCGCACCTGGGGCAACCGGTGAAACTGGCTCCCGATGAGCGGGAAATCGCCCTGCACGTCGTGGACGCGTCGGGCCTGGGCGGCACGTTGGGTATTGGCGACAAGGTGGGGGTGGTCGCCGTGGTGCAAAGCAATGATGCCGAATTGCAGGGCACGTTCAGCAAAGCCGTCATCGAAGGGTTGCGCGTGACCTACATTGACCCTGACTTCGTCGCCCGTGACCCGCAAGAGGTCGAGGCCATGCCCACCGACACGGGAACGGGGCTGCCGATGGCCGCCTATCGTGAGCGGGCGCACGAGGGCGTGATTGGGGTGGCCGTTCCCACGAAATTGCAGGCTGTGTTGTATGACTTCGCCGACCCCAACACGCCCAAAGTGACCCGCCGCGTCAACGCGCTGGAACTGCTGGCTGCGCTTTCCAGTGCAGGCAACGCCACGCTGTACCTGTACCGGATGCCTGGCGACGCCCAGCCGTTCACGTCCCCTGGCCTGTGGCTGCCTGACCTGATGGTCTTCCCCGCGACGGCTACCCCGACGCCCACACCCGAAGGGTGGAAGCCTGGGATGCCGACGCCTACCCCCGCGCCCACCTCGCGGCCGTAA
- a CDS encoding ParA family protein — translation MGWNIGNGNGGQQDAVTVLLAGSPERTHVWYTALAADSRFRVVSYATEPQDVKVKLASNPEVVLLEAALYPGPDSLIQALAGVSAAVYVFLPPQVDQATVEQVQQQPAVKAAFRGDANLVELAGRMYADALALRRQAPAAPQMWGGGRAGGGAAVAGLRIVTVWNRCGGAGRSTIAEALALAAARKGLRSLLIGLGAPDVVPLHLGLKPEPNFTAWMQNPTAEGLQAALQQVGDLDVLAGFPDVLAEARAASLPKDDPASVQTLVTTAAYANYAAIVLDAPTGGVAPFAIAASNTLILVSRATLADAWASVEAYRTVVQRAAGQHRIGAGNVVVVLNQREGGQLTPDEWHQAADSAAKNLGLSGFPPVAAVLPYVPEVPLAQDQGRSPLDASDAFARPLHKLTDMLFGGERQAGRREGKAIKLGFIKIRKG, via the coding sequence ATGGGCTGGAACATTGGTAACGGCAACGGCGGCCAGCAGGATGCCGTCACGGTCTTGCTGGCTGGCTCGCCGGAACGCACGCATGTCTGGTACACGGCGCTTGCCGCCGATAGCCGTTTTCGTGTGGTGAGTTACGCCACCGAACCCCAGGACGTCAAGGTGAAACTGGCGTCCAACCCCGAAGTCGTCTTGCTGGAAGCCGCGCTTTACCCCGGCCCCGACAGTCTTATTCAGGCGTTGGCGGGCGTCAGCGCGGCGGTGTATGTCTTCCTGCCCCCGCAGGTTGACCAGGCTACGGTGGAACAAGTCCAGCAGCAACCGGCGGTGAAAGCCGCGTTCCGCGGCGACGCCAACCTGGTGGAACTGGCAGGGCGGATGTATGCGGACGCCCTGGCGCTGCGCCGTCAGGCTCCCGCTGCGCCCCAGATGTGGGGCGGCGGGCGCGCGGGCGGAGGCGCCGCGGTGGCAGGGCTGCGTATCGTCACCGTCTGGAACCGCTGCGGCGGGGCCGGGCGTTCCACGATTGCCGAGGCGCTGGCGCTGGCTGCGGCGCGCAAGGGCTTGCGCTCCCTGCTGATTGGCCTGGGCGCGCCCGACGTCGTGCCCCTGCATTTGGGGCTGAAGCCCGAACCGAACTTCACCGCCTGGATGCAAAACCCCACCGCGGAAGGGCTGCAAGCCGCCTTGCAGCAGGTGGGGGATTTGGACGTCCTGGCAGGCTTCCCCGACGTGCTGGCCGAAGCGCGGGCAGCGTCTTTGCCCAAAGACGACCCCGCTTCGGTGCAAACGCTGGTGACCACCGCGGCATACGCTAACTACGCCGCGATTGTCCTGGACGCCCCCACGGGCGGCGTTGCCCCCTTCGCCATCGCTGCATCCAACACGCTGATACTGGTCTCGCGGGCAACCCTGGCCGACGCTTGGGCGTCGGTGGAAGCCTACCGCACCGTGGTGCAGCGCGCCGCTGGGCAGCACCGCATTGGCGCGGGCAACGTGGTGGTAGTGCTCAACCAGCGGGAAGGCGGGCAACTGACCCCCGACGAATGGCATCAGGCCGCCGACAGCGCGGCGAAGAATTTGGGGCTGTCGGGCTTCCCGCCGGTGGCCGCTGTGCTGCCGTATGTGCCAGAGGTGCCGTTGGCGCAAGACCAGGGGCGCTCACCCCTGGACGCCTCGGACGCCTTTGCCCGTCCCTTGCACAAACTGACCGACATGCTCTTTGGAGGTGAACGGCAAGCGGGCCGGCGCGAGGGCAAAGCCATCAAACTGGGCTTCATCAAAATCCGAAAGGGGTGA
- a CDS encoding CpaF family protein → MTNAWDAVVQTFPPEAQGEVVEQAAAIIGNLSLDEVRDRTTLLARAQNAVRTVLTQRGWSAAPDLVHAMAQQVAARIGGLGFLDPWLKPGEVSEVAITPYGQLWVLRKGAPDFELVQDNLDLEQTWRAVDALLAPLGRAVNEANPSVDAGLPRSETLPGGARIKVLHPVIAPGKGYPSVNIRLYEPRPVPPSLLVSWRVAPEAVIQGLVEAVGRGLRVLVIGGTATGKTTLLAALANGIPKTKRVVKIEDPEEIWLDHPHVVTIQARPSPPGSDVPAYTLADGVDDAMRMSPKWLIVGEIRTGDAALALFRAQMSDHPGLSTFHAEGPKEAVHRMGVIMFTDRGVRFEAAKSMFAQAIDLVVQVGWADDEEGQRRRRIIGVWEVAQRELSGGNVKFRRLYTNGDAALEAISVTRTVA, encoded by the coding sequence ATGACGAACGCGTGGGATGCCGTGGTACAGACTTTCCCCCCGGAAGCGCAGGGGGAGGTCGTGGAACAGGCCGCCGCCATCATCGGCAACCTGTCCCTCGACGAGGTGAGAGACCGCACCACGCTGCTGGCGCGCGCCCAAAACGCCGTGCGTACCGTGCTGACGCAGCGCGGGTGGTCGGCTGCGCCTGACCTGGTTCACGCAATGGCGCAACAGGTGGCCGCACGCATCGGCGGGCTGGGCTTCCTCGACCCGTGGCTAAAGCCCGGCGAGGTGTCCGAGGTCGCCATCACGCCCTACGGCCAGTTGTGGGTGCTCCGCAAGGGTGCGCCCGACTTTGAACTGGTGCAAGACAACCTTGACCTCGAACAGACCTGGCGGGCTGTGGACGCTCTGCTCGCTCCCCTGGGACGGGCGGTGAACGAGGCCAACCCCAGCGTGGACGCGGGCCTGCCGCGTTCCGAAACCCTGCCCGGTGGGGCGCGTATCAAGGTGCTGCACCCCGTCATTGCGCCGGGGAAGGGCTACCCCAGCGTCAATATCCGCCTGTACGAACCGCGCCCCGTGCCGCCTTCGCTGTTAGTGTCCTGGAGGGTCGCTCCCGAGGCGGTCATTCAGGGATTGGTCGAGGCGGTCGGGCGCGGACTGCGGGTGCTGGTCATCGGCGGTACGGCCACGGGTAAGACCACGTTGCTGGCCGCCCTCGCCAACGGCATCCCGAAGACCAAGCGGGTGGTCAAGATTGAAGACCCGGAGGAGATTTGGTTAGACCATCCGCACGTCGTCACCATTCAGGCGCGCCCGTCGCCCCCTGGCTCCGACGTTCCTGCCTATACCCTCGCCGATGGGGTGGACGACGCGATGCGGATGTCCCCCAAGTGGCTCATCGTGGGCGAAATCCGCACCGGCGACGCGGCGCTGGCGCTGTTTCGCGCCCAGATGAGCGACCACCCCGGCCTGTCTACCTTCCACGCCGAAGGGCCGAAAGAGGCCGTCCACCGCATGGGCGTCATCATGTTCACCGACCGCGGCGTGCGTTTCGAGGCGGCCAAGTCCATGTTCGCCCAGGCCATCGACCTGGTGGTACAGGTGGGGTGGGCGGACGACGAAGAAGGGCAGCGCCGTCGCCGTATCATCGGCGTGTGGGAGGTCGCCCAGCGGGAACTCTCCGGCGGTAATGTGAAATTCCGCAGGCTCTATACCAACGGCGACGCGGCGCTGGAAGCAATCTCCGTGACGAGGACGGTGGCATGA
- a CDS encoding DUF1295 domain-containing protein: protein MRWLDYLGAAFSAALAAVNLQSPTVLSALVALQAAAAGTLILAHGRPHREAPVRVRLLAWAAVALPLLFTAPKGSLWTEGVAAAGMALTLWAMVSLREAFGVAPADRGLVQRGPYRWVRHPMYAGESLTWLGVVSTLPSWRNLALLACLLAIMAVRVWWEERLIAGYAAYRNETPWRFVPGVF from the coding sequence ATGCGCTGGTTGGACTACCTCGGCGCGGCGTTCTCGGCAGCGTTGGCGGCGGTCAATTTGCAATCGCCAACGGTCTTGAGCGCGTTGGTCGCTTTGCAAGCGGCGGCTGCGGGCACGCTCATTCTGGCGCATGGCCGTCCCCACAGGGAAGCGCCCGTTAGGGTGCGGCTGCTGGCCTGGGCAGCGGTTGCCCTGCCGTTGCTTTTCACCGCGCCGAAGGGTTCCCTGTGGACAGAGGGCGTGGCCGCGGCGGGCATGGCGCTGACTTTGTGGGCAATGGTCAGCCTGCGTGAAGCCTTTGGCGTCGCGCCTGCCGACCGCGGTCTGGTGCAGCGCGGCCCCTACCGCTGGGTGAGGCATCCCATGTATGCCGGGGAAAGCCTGACCTGGTTGGGTGTGGTGTCGACGCTCCCTTCCTGGCGCAACCTTGCCTTGCTCGCGTGCCTGCTGGCTATCATGGCTGTACGGGTATGGTGGGAAGAACGCCTGATTGCCGGGTATGCAGCCTATCGCAACGAAACCCCCTGGCGTTTCGTGCCGGGTGTATTTTGA